A genome region from Blautia coccoides includes the following:
- a CDS encoding tRNA (cytidine(34)-2'-O)-methyltransferase has translation MAKLNIVLFEPEIPANTGNIGRTCVATGTRLHLIEPLGFKLNEKAIRRAGMDYWKDLDVTTYINYQDFLERNPGAKIYMATTKGPQTYVDVHYEEDCYIMFGKESAGIPEEILLENQETAIRIPMIGNIRSLNLANSVAIVLYEALRQNHFDHMQMEGHLTRYDWK, from the coding sequence ATGGCAAAACTGAACATTGTACTTTTTGAGCCGGAGATTCCGGCAAATACAGGGAATATCGGACGGACCTGTGTGGCCACAGGCACCAGGCTCCATCTGATCGAGCCTTTGGGATTTAAGTTGAATGAGAAGGCCATCAGGAGAGCGGGAATGGACTACTGGAAGGACCTGGATGTGACTACTTACATTAATTATCAGGACTTTCTGGAGCGCAACCCGGGGGCAAAAATCTATATGGCTACAACAAAAGGTCCTCAGACTTATGTGGATGTCCATTATGAGGAGGACTGTTACATCATGTTCGGCAAGGAGAGTGCCGGGATCCCGGAGGAGATTCTTCTGGAAAACCAGGAGACAGCCATCCGCATCCCCATGATCGGGAACATCAGGTCTTTGAATCTGGCGAATTCCGTGGCTATTGTGCTCTATGAGGCGCTGCGTCAGAATCATTTTGACCATATGCAGATGGAGGGACATCTGACTAGGTATGACTGGAAATAA
- a CDS encoding AIR synthase family protein — protein sequence MKIGKLPEPVLIRSVLKEVQHRRPEVLVGPAVGQDCAVLEPAEGDVLVFSSDPITGTIKDIGSHSVHITANDLAASGAEPLGIMVTILLTPETEESQLKEMMRGLESACEQLNIEVMGGHTEITDVVKQPLISITGVGRIRKEEVLTTSAAKPGQDVVITKWIGLEGTSIAAKEKEEKLLERFAPSFVETAKRFDQYLSVVPEAKIAKAWGVSAMHDITEGGVFGALWEMGSGSGTGLDIDLKTIPIRQETVEVCEVLGLNPYILMSSGSMLITTEDGFGLVRKLEQAGIHAAVVGKVTDSNDRILRNGEDTRYLDKPQSDELYKIYLG from the coding sequence ATGAAGATAGGAAAATTACCGGAACCGGTGCTCATCCGTTCCGTTTTAAAAGAAGTACAGCATAGAAGGCCGGAGGTGCTGGTGGGGCCGGCGGTTGGCCAGGACTGCGCGGTTTTGGAGCCGGCAGAAGGGGATGTGCTGGTCTTCTCCTCTGATCCCATCACGGGTACGATCAAGGATATAGGAAGCCACAGTGTGCACATCACAGCCAATGATCTGGCAGCTTCAGGGGCGGAGCCTCTGGGAATCATGGTGACTATTCTCCTGACTCCCGAGACAGAGGAATCCCAGTTAAAAGAGATGATGCGCGGACTGGAATCAGCCTGCGAACAACTGAACATTGAGGTTATGGGCGGCCATACAGAGATCACGGATGTGGTGAAGCAGCCGCTCATTTCCATAACAGGTGTGGGAAGGATCAGGAAAGAGGAAGTTCTCACAACCTCTGCCGCAAAGCCGGGACAGGATGTTGTCATAACAAAATGGATCGGCCTGGAGGGAACATCCATTGCGGCAAAAGAGAAAGAGGAAAAGCTGTTGGAGCGCTTTGCCCCTTCTTTTGTGGAGACTGCAAAGAGATTCGATCAGTATCTCTCCGTGGTGCCCGAGGCAAAGATTGCAAAGGCCTGGGGTGTATCGGCTATGCATGATATTACAGAGGGCGGTGTATTCGGCGCGCTCTGGGAGATGGGAAGCGGTTCCGGCACAGGCCTTGACATTGATCTAAAAACGATTCCCATACGGCAGGAGACAGTGGAGGTGTGCGAAGTCCTGGGGCTGAATCCCTATATCCTCATGTCAAGCGGTTCCATGCTCATCACAACAGAGGACGGGTTCGGTCTGGTCAGAAAGCTGGAGCAGGCGGGGATACATGCTGCAGTCGTGGGAAAAGTCACAGACAGCAATGACAGGATCCTGAGAAATGGCGAGGATACCAGATATCTGGACAAACCCCAGAGTGACGAGCTTTACAAAATATATCTTGGATAG